A genomic window from Serratia liquefaciens includes:
- the garL gene encoding 2-dehydro-3-deoxyglucarate aldolase, with product MKSRLLPNRFRRSLLQGETLIGCWSALGSPISTEVLGLAGFDWLVLDGEHAPNDITTFVPQLMALKDSESAAVVRPPCNEPVIIKRLLDIGFDNFLIPLVENAAQARLAVAATRYPPAGIRGVSVSHRSNGYGTVPDYFATINDNISVMVQIESQAGVDSLDEIAAVEGVDGIFVGPGDLSAALGYLGQPNHPQVQAAIRHIFERAKLHGKPSGILAPAEADARRYLDWGASFVAVGSDIGVFRNATQALCGRFKK from the coding sequence ATGAAGAGTCGCCTTCTTCCTAACCGTTTTCGCCGCTCGCTGCTGCAAGGGGAAACCCTGATTGGCTGCTGGTCGGCGTTGGGCAGTCCGATCTCTACTGAAGTGCTGGGGTTGGCCGGTTTCGACTGGCTGGTGTTGGACGGTGAGCATGCGCCGAACGACATCACAACCTTTGTGCCGCAGTTGATGGCGCTGAAAGACAGCGAGAGTGCCGCTGTGGTGCGCCCGCCCTGTAATGAACCCGTGATCATCAAACGCTTACTGGATATCGGTTTCGATAATTTCCTGATCCCGTTAGTTGAGAATGCTGCGCAGGCACGATTGGCCGTGGCGGCAACTCGCTATCCACCCGCGGGCATTCGCGGGGTATCGGTTTCCCACCGCAGTAACGGCTACGGTACGGTGCCGGACTACTTCGCCACCATTAACGACAACATCAGCGTGATGGTGCAAATCGAGAGCCAGGCGGGAGTGGACAGTCTGGATGAGATTGCCGCGGTGGAGGGGGTCGACGGTATTTTTGTCGGTCCGGGTGACCTGTCAGCTGCGCTGGGTTATCTCGGTCAGCCTAATCATCCTCAGGTTCAGGCGGCCATTCGCCACATCTTTGAACGCGCCAAACTGCATGGCAAACCCAGCGGCATTCTGGCGCCGGCCGAGGCCGATGCGCGCCGCTATCTGGATTGGGGCGCCAGCTTTGTTGCGGTCGGCAGCGATATCGGCGTATTTCGCAACGCCACTCAGGCGTTGTGTGGTCGATTTAAAAAATAA
- the garR gene encoding 2-hydroxy-3-oxopropionate reductase, with protein MKIGFIGLGIMGKPMSKNLLKAGYSLVVLNHHAPTTAELTALGARAAETPKEVAALSDILITMLPNSPQVREVALGKDGIIEGGKPGSVLIDMSSIAPLASREISVALAEKQIAMLDAPVSGGEPKAIDATLSVMVGGDKAVFDRCFEVMKAMAGSVVHTGEIGAGNVTKLANQVIVALNIAAMSEALVLATKAGVDPQRVYQAIRGGLAGSTVLDAKAPMVMDRNFKPGFRIELHIKDLANALDTSQQIGAPLPLTGAVMEMMQALRADGLGGADHSVLACYYEQLAQIEVTR; from the coding sequence ATGAAAATTGGATTTATTGGCCTGGGCATCATGGGCAAACCGATGAGTAAAAACCTGCTGAAGGCCGGTTATTCGCTGGTGGTGCTCAATCACCACGCACCAACCACAGCTGAACTGACCGCTTTAGGGGCTAGGGCGGCAGAAACCCCGAAAGAGGTGGCGGCACTGAGTGACATTCTGATCACTATGCTGCCCAACTCGCCGCAGGTACGGGAGGTGGCGTTGGGAAAAGATGGCATTATTGAAGGCGGTAAACCCGGTTCCGTATTGATAGACATGAGTTCGATTGCTCCGCTTGCCAGCCGTGAAATCAGCGTTGCGCTGGCTGAAAAACAGATTGCCATGCTGGATGCGCCCGTCAGCGGCGGAGAACCCAAGGCGATAGATGCCACACTGTCGGTGATGGTGGGGGGCGATAAGGCGGTGTTCGACCGTTGTTTTGAGGTGATGAAAGCGATGGCTGGTTCAGTAGTGCATACCGGGGAGATCGGTGCGGGCAATGTCACCAAGCTGGCAAATCAGGTGATCGTGGCACTGAATATCGCAGCAATGTCTGAGGCGTTGGTGCTGGCGACCAAGGCAGGGGTGGATCCACAGCGGGTGTATCAGGCCATTCGCGGGGGACTGGCGGGCAGCACCGTGCTGGATGCCAAAGCACCGATGGTGATGGATCGCAATTTCAAACCGGGTTTTCGCATCGAGCTGCATATTAAGGATCTGGCTAATGCTCTGGATACCTCTCAGCAGATAGGCGCACCGTTGCCGCTTACGGGGGCGGTCATGGAAATGATGCAGGCGCTGCGGGCTGACGGACTGGGTGGAGCCGATCACAGCGTACTGGCCTGTTATTACGAGCAGTTGGCGCAGATTGAAGTGACCCGCTAG
- a CDS encoding glycerate kinase — protein sequence MKIVIAPDSYKESLSALEVATLIEAGFREIFPDADYIKLPLADGGEGTVEAMVTATRGRKVDVEVTGPLGNRVQAFFGLSGDEQSAFIEMAAASGLERVPWRERNPLNTTSYGTGELIRSALDLGVKHCIIGIGGSATNDGGAGMVQALGAKLLDKQGNAVGFGGGQLGQLATIDLSELDARIARCRFEVACDVTNPLTGRQGASAIFGPQKGATPQMVGLLDDCLKHYAQVITRDMHIDVDKVPGAGAAGGMGAALLAFCHAELRPGIEIVTEALGLDALVRDATLVITGEGRIDSQSINGKVPIGVARIAKRYNKPVIGIAGSLTADVGIVHQHGLDAVFSVLYSISTLEEALKNAADNVRMTARNIAATIKLAQQT from the coding sequence ATGAAAATAGTGATCGCGCCGGACTCATACAAAGAAAGTTTGTCGGCATTGGAGGTTGCGACCCTAATTGAGGCGGGGTTTCGTGAAATTTTCCCCGATGCCGACTATATCAAATTACCGCTCGCCGATGGCGGAGAGGGTACGGTGGAAGCGATGGTGACTGCCACCCGCGGGCGAAAAGTGGATGTGGAGGTGACCGGCCCGCTAGGCAACAGAGTTCAGGCTTTTTTTGGTTTGTCCGGCGACGAGCAGAGTGCTTTTATCGAAATGGCTGCTGCAAGTGGCCTCGAACGGGTGCCGTGGCGGGAACGTAATCCACTGAATACTACGTCTTATGGTACCGGAGAGTTAATACGTTCAGCGCTGGATCTTGGGGTAAAACACTGCATTATTGGCATTGGTGGCAGCGCCACCAATGACGGTGGCGCCGGCATGGTACAAGCGTTGGGGGCGAAGCTGCTGGATAAGCAGGGGAACGCCGTTGGCTTTGGCGGTGGGCAACTGGGACAGTTGGCGACCATTGATCTCAGTGAGCTGGATGCGCGTATTGCACGGTGTCGCTTTGAGGTAGCCTGCGATGTGACCAATCCATTGACCGGCCGGCAGGGCGCTTCGGCGATTTTCGGCCCACAGAAAGGGGCAACGCCACAAATGGTAGGGCTGCTTGACGACTGCCTCAAGCATTATGCGCAGGTGATTACCCGGGATATGCATATTGATGTAGACAAGGTGCCTGGGGCTGGTGCTGCCGGTGGCATGGGGGCGGCGTTGCTGGCATTTTGTCATGCAGAACTGCGGCCCGGAATTGAGATTGTCACCGAAGCATTGGGGTTGGATGCGCTAGTACGCGATGCGACACTAGTGATCACCGGTGAGGGGCGTATTGACAGTCAGAGTATCAACGGCAAGGTGCCGATTGGCGTAGCTCGTATCGCCAAACGTTATAACAAACCGGTTATCGGCATTGCCGGTAGTTTGACGGCTGACGTGGGCATAGTCCATCAACATGGTCTGGACGCTGTTTTCAGCGTGCTTTATAGCATAAGTACATTGGAAGAGGCGCTGAAAAACGCGGCGGACAATGTGCGTATGACCGCGCGTAACATCGCGGCAACCATCAAGCTGGCACAGCAGACTTAA
- the barA gene encoding two-component sensor histidine kinase BarA, protein MTKYSLRARMMILILAPTLLIGLLLSTFFVVHRYNELQEQLVDAGASIIEPLAVASEYGMTFRSRESVRQLVSLLHRRHSDIVRSITVFDAQNNLFVTSNYHHNFTQLQLPKGVPIPTDLMLTRRGDSLILRTPILAESQYPDQAASSDPQQDNRLGYVAIELDLQSVRLQQYKEVFVSTLLLLLCMCIAILFAYRLMRDVTGPIRNMVNTVDRIRRGQLDSRVEGFMLGELHMLKNGINSMAMSLTAYHEEMQQNIDQATSDLRETLEQMEIQNVELDLAKKRAQEAARIKSEFLANMSHELRTPLNGVIGFTRQMLKTEMSVTQTDYLQTIERSANNLLTIINDVLDFSKLEAGKLVLEHIPFSLRETLDEVIVLLAPSAHEKGLELTLDVHNDVPEQVIGDSLRLQQIITNLLGNAIKFTETGNIDIRVELRGLQDRQIELEVQIHDTGIGISERQQSQLFQAFRQADASISRRHGGTGLGLVITQKLVKEMGGDICFHSQLNRGSTFWFHITLDLHEGMLSLPPSLPDLQGKTLGYIEANPMAAQATLNMLNVTQLVITHSPTLAQLPKKHYDFLLVGVPIPFRDNMAQHESKLLAALKVADRVILALPCQSQINAEMLKQQGAAGCLIKPITSNRLFPLLRMETPPRITALPERKRLPLTVMAVDDNPANLKLIGTLLAEQVEKTLLCESGEEALLLARDNVLDLILMDIQMPNIDGIRTSELIRQLPHHNSTPIVAVTAHAVSGEREHLLQAGMDDYLAKPIDEAMLTRVLARYHSGEPDPVTPVNVNEPLLSLDWALALRQAANKPDLARDLLQMLLDFLPQVSERVQAMLDGTPDADILDLIHKLHGSCSYSGVPRLKQLCFYLEQQLRRGVSSDDLEPEWLELLDEIELVSQAAHSHLANGRQS, encoded by the coding sequence ATGACCAAATACAGCCTGCGGGCGCGCATGATGATCCTGATTCTGGCCCCAACGCTGTTGATTGGTCTGTTGCTCAGCACTTTCTTCGTAGTGCATCGCTACAATGAATTGCAAGAACAACTGGTTGACGCCGGCGCCAGCATTATCGAACCGCTGGCAGTGGCCAGCGAGTACGGCATGACATTCCGCAGCCGCGAGTCGGTCAGGCAGTTGGTCAGTCTGTTGCACCGCCGTCATTCAGATATTGTGCGCTCAATTACGGTATTCGATGCGCAGAATAATCTGTTTGTCACCTCCAATTACCATCACAATTTTACCCAGTTGCAACTGCCGAAAGGGGTTCCAATCCCTACGGATCTGATGCTGACCCGGCGCGGCGACTCCCTGATCCTGCGTACCCCGATCCTGGCGGAGAGCCAGTACCCCGACCAGGCTGCCAGCAGCGATCCCCAACAGGACAACCGCCTGGGCTACGTGGCGATCGAGCTGGATCTGCAGTCGGTTCGTCTGCAGCAATACAAAGAGGTCTTCGTCTCCACCCTGCTGTTGCTGTTGTGCATGTGCATCGCGATCCTGTTCGCTTACCGCCTGATGCGCGACGTCACCGGCCCGATCCGCAATATGGTCAATACCGTCGATCGCATCCGTCGCGGCCAGCTCGACAGCCGCGTCGAAGGCTTTATGCTGGGCGAACTGCATATGCTGAAGAACGGCATCAACTCGATGGCGATGTCGCTTACTGCCTACCACGAAGAGATGCAGCAGAACATCGATCAGGCGACCTCCGATCTGCGTGAAACACTGGAGCAAATGGAGATCCAGAACGTGGAGCTGGATCTGGCGAAAAAACGCGCCCAGGAAGCGGCTCGCATCAAGTCCGAATTCCTGGCGAACATGTCGCACGAACTGCGTACTCCGCTCAACGGCGTGATTGGCTTTACCCGCCAGATGCTGAAAACCGAAATGAGCGTCACCCAAACCGACTACCTGCAAACCATCGAGCGCTCGGCCAACAACTTGCTGACCATCATCAACGACGTGCTGGACTTCTCCAAACTGGAGGCCGGCAAGCTGGTGCTGGAGCATATTCCGTTCTCGCTGCGTGAGACGCTCGACGAGGTCATTGTGCTGTTGGCACCGAGCGCCCACGAAAAAGGACTGGAGCTGACGCTGGACGTGCACAACGACGTGCCGGAGCAGGTGATCGGCGATTCGCTGCGGCTACAGCAGATCATTACCAATCTGTTGGGTAACGCGATCAAGTTCACCGAGACCGGCAACATCGATATCCGTGTCGAACTGCGTGGCCTGCAGGACCGCCAAATTGAGCTGGAAGTGCAAATCCATGACACCGGCATAGGCATCTCCGAACGACAGCAGTCACAGCTGTTCCAGGCGTTCCGTCAGGCGGACGCCAGCATTTCGCGCCGCCACGGTGGTACCGGCCTGGGGCTGGTGATCACCCAGAAACTGGTGAAAGAAATGGGCGGCGATATCTGCTTCCACAGCCAGTTGAACCGCGGCTCGACCTTCTGGTTCCACATCACGCTCGATCTGCACGAAGGCATGCTGTCGCTGCCGCCAAGCCTCCCGGATCTGCAAGGCAAGACGTTGGGGTATATCGAAGCCAACCCGATGGCAGCGCAGGCGACGCTCAATATGCTGAACGTCACCCAACTGGTGATTACCCATTCACCTACGCTGGCCCAACTGCCGAAGAAACATTACGACTTCCTGCTGGTCGGCGTGCCTATCCCCTTCCGCGACAATATGGCTCAGCACGAAAGCAAGCTGCTGGCGGCATTGAAGGTCGCTGACCGGGTGATTCTGGCGCTGCCTTGCCAGTCGCAGATCAACGCCGAAATGCTTAAACAACAGGGCGCCGCCGGCTGCCTGATCAAGCCGATCACCAGCAATCGCCTGTTCCCGCTGCTGCGTATGGAAACGCCGCCGCGTATCACCGCGCTGCCGGAACGTAAACGCCTGCCGCTGACGGTGATGGCGGTTGACGATAACCCGGCTAACCTGAAGCTGATCGGCACCCTGCTGGCCGAACAGGTGGAAAAGACCCTGCTGTGTGAAAGCGGGGAAGAAGCGCTGCTACTGGCCCGCGATAACGTGCTGGACCTGATCCTGATGGATATCCAGATGCCGAATATTGACGGAATTCGAACCAGCGAGCTGATCCGCCAACTGCCGCACCATAATTCAACGCCGATCGTCGCCGTCACCGCCCATGCGGTCAGTGGCGAGCGCGAACATTTGCTGCAGGCAGGCATGGATGACTATCTGGCCAAACCGATTGACGAAGCCATGCTGACTCGCGTGTTGGCGCGCTATCACAGCGGTGAACCCGACCCGGTAACCCCGGTTAACGTTAATGAACCGCTGCTGTCGCTCGACTGGGCCCTGGCACTGCGTCAGGCGGCCAACAAGCCCGATCTGGCCCGTGACCTGTTGCAGATGCTGCTCGACTTTCTGCCACAGGTTAGCGAACGCGTGCAAGCGATGCTCGACGGCACGCCGGACGCTGACATTCTGGATTTGATCCACAAACTGCACGGCAGTTGCAGCTACAGCGGCGTACCGCGTCTGAAACAGTTGTGTTTCTACCTTGAACAGCAGTTGCGTCGGGGAGTGAGCAGCGACGATTTGGAGCCGGAATGGCTGGAGCTGCTGGATGAGATTGAGTTGGTCAGTCAGGCGGCACACTCTCACCTGGCAAACGGTCGCCAGTCTTAA
- the rlmD gene encoding 23S rRNA (uracil(1939)-C(5))-methyltransferase RlmD — MAQFYSPKRRMTTRQNSPVLTLTVDNLDPFGQGVAHHNGKAIFAPGVLPGEQAEVQLTEEKNKFAKGRLKHLLSCSPQRVKPRCPHFGMCGGCQQQHADESLQQQSKAAALVRMIARETGVTPQQEPVIAGPQYGYRRRARLGLLWQPKQQRLVMGFRQAASSDLVPVTQCPVLHPELEQLLAPLRACLSALQVAKRLGHVELVLADNGPVLVLRHLDALKEDDRQALQAFARTKNVAIYLAPDSDSLEKLCGETPYYQVDGLRLDFSPRDFIQVNDSVNQQMVAQALEWLSIQPNDRVLDLFCGMGNFTLPLARRAAAVVGIEGVATLVANGQYNAHKNRLNNASFFHENLEEDVEQQPWAAQGFDKVMLDPARAGAAGVMSHIVKLAPERVVYVSCNPTTLARDSKVLLSAGYRLARVRMLDMFPHTGHLESMALFINGSAPEVAAK, encoded by the coding sequence ATGGCGCAATTCTACTCTCCGAAACGCCGCATGACGACCCGGCAAAATTCTCCCGTGTTAACACTGACGGTGGACAATCTCGATCCCTTTGGTCAGGGCGTGGCACACCACAACGGCAAAGCGATTTTCGCCCCAGGGGTATTACCGGGTGAGCAGGCGGAAGTCCAACTGACGGAAGAAAAAAACAAGTTTGCCAAAGGCAGGTTAAAGCACCTGCTCAGTTGCAGTCCGCAACGTGTCAAACCACGCTGCCCACATTTTGGCATGTGCGGCGGCTGCCAGCAGCAACACGCGGATGAAAGCCTGCAGCAGCAGAGCAAGGCGGCGGCGCTGGTGCGAATGATCGCTCGCGAAACCGGCGTTACACCACAGCAGGAACCGGTGATCGCCGGTCCGCAATACGGCTATCGCCGCCGCGCCCGTCTCGGGCTGTTGTGGCAGCCTAAGCAGCAGCGTCTGGTGATGGGCTTTCGCCAGGCGGCGTCCAGCGATCTGGTGCCGGTGACGCAATGCCCGGTGCTGCATCCCGAACTGGAACAATTACTGGCGCCGTTGCGAGCCTGCCTGAGTGCATTGCAGGTCGCCAAACGACTGGGGCATGTCGAACTGGTGCTGGCAGACAACGGTCCGGTACTGGTTCTGCGCCATCTCGACGCCTTGAAAGAGGATGACCGCCAGGCCCTGCAGGCTTTTGCGCGGACAAAAAACGTAGCCATTTATTTGGCGCCGGACAGCGATAGCCTCGAAAAACTGTGCGGTGAAACGCCGTATTATCAGGTCGACGGGCTACGCTTAGACTTCAGTCCGCGTGACTTTATTCAGGTAAATGACAGCGTAAATCAGCAAATGGTGGCCCAGGCCCTTGAATGGCTCAGTATTCAACCCAATGATCGGGTATTGGATCTGTTCTGCGGCATGGGCAATTTTACCCTGCCGTTGGCGCGACGCGCCGCTGCGGTGGTGGGCATAGAAGGTGTTGCCACACTGGTAGCGAATGGGCAATATAATGCACATAAGAATAGGCTGAATAACGCCAGCTTCTTCCATGAAAATCTGGAAGAAGACGTTGAGCAACAACCTTGGGCAGCACAAGGATTTGATAAAGTGATGCTGGACCCTGCCCGTGCGGGCGCGGCCGGAGTGATGTCACATATTGTTAAACTGGCGCCAGAGCGGGTGGTTTATGTTTCCTGTAACCCGACCACGCTGGCACGCGACAGCAAAGTGCTGCTGAGCGCCGGTTATCGTCTTGCACGTGTGCGGATGTTGGATATGTTTCCGCATACGGGGCATCTTGAGTCAATGGCGCTGTTTATTAACGGTTCTGCGCCAGAGGTCGCTGCAAAGTAG
- the relA gene encoding GTP diphosphokinase, whose translation MVAVRSAHLNTAGEFALDEWIASLGLPNPQSCERLAATWRYCEQQTQNHPNAPLLLWRGLEMVEILSTLSMDNDSMRAALLFPLVDAGIVQEETLTEEFGKGITYLVHGVRDMDAIRQLKATQNDSMASEQVDNVRRMLLAMVEDFRCVVIKLAERIAHLREVKDAPEDERVLAAKECSNIYAPLANRLGIGQLKWELEDFCFRYLHPDEYKRIAKLLHERRIDREQFIDDFVASLRNAMVDEGVKADIYGRPKHIYSIWRKMQKKALAFDELFDVRAVRVVVERLQDCYAALGIVHTHFRHLPDEFDDYVANPKPNGYQSIHTVVLGPRGKTLEIQIRTRQMHEDAELGVAAHWKYKEGAVATVRSGYEERIAWLRKLIAWQEEMADSGEMLDEVRSQVFDDRVYVFTPKGDVVDLPAGSTPLDFAYHIHSDVGHRCIGAKIGGRIVPFTYQLRMGDQIEIITQKQPNPSRDWLNPNLGYVTTSRGRSKIHNWFRKQDRDKNILAGRQMLDSELEHLGISLKEAEKLLIPRYNMNSLDEILAAIGGGDIRLNQMVNFLQGKFNKPSAEEQDREALRQLVQQKAPPATRSKDNGRVVVEGVGNLMHHIARCCQPIPGDDIIGFITQGRGISIHRADCDQLVDLQSHAPERIVDAVWGESYSSGYSLVVRVMANDRSGLLRDITTILANEKVNVLGVASRSDTKKQLATIDMDIEIYNQQVLGRVLAKLNQLPDVIDAKRLHGS comes from the coding sequence ATGGTTGCGGTAAGAAGTGCACATCTGAACACGGCTGGTGAATTTGCTCTCGACGAGTGGATTGCCAGCTTGGGGCTACCTAACCCGCAGTCATGTGAGCGATTAGCCGCAACCTGGCGCTACTGTGAGCAGCAGACCCAGAACCATCCTAATGCGCCGCTGTTGCTGTGGCGCGGGCTGGAAATGGTCGAGATCCTCTCTACTCTGAGCATGGATAACGACAGCATGCGCGCCGCGCTGCTGTTCCCGCTGGTGGATGCCGGCATCGTGCAGGAAGAAACCCTGACCGAAGAGTTCGGCAAGGGCATCACCTATCTGGTGCATGGCGTACGCGATATGGACGCCATCCGCCAACTGAAAGCCACCCAAAACGATTCGATGGCCTCCGAACAGGTCGACAACGTGCGCCGCATGCTGTTGGCGATGGTGGAGGATTTTCGCTGCGTGGTCATCAAGCTGGCGGAGCGTATCGCTCACCTGCGCGAAGTGAAAGATGCGCCGGAAGACGAACGCGTGCTGGCGGCGAAAGAGTGTTCGAACATCTATGCCCCGCTGGCTAACCGTCTGGGTATCGGGCAGCTCAAATGGGAGCTGGAAGATTTCTGCTTCCGCTACCTGCATCCGGACGAGTACAAACGCATTGCCAAGCTGTTGCATGAACGCCGCATCGATCGCGAACAGTTTATTGACGATTTCGTCGCCTCGCTGCGCAATGCGATGGTCGATGAAGGCGTCAAGGCGGACATCTACGGCCGTCCAAAACACATTTACAGCATCTGGCGCAAGATGCAGAAGAAGGCATTGGCGTTTGACGAGTTGTTTGACGTGCGCGCGGTGCGCGTGGTGGTCGAGCGCTTGCAGGACTGCTATGCCGCGCTGGGGATTGTGCATACCCACTTCCGCCATCTGCCGGATGAGTTCGACGACTACGTCGCCAACCCGAAGCCCAACGGTTATCAGTCGATCCACACCGTAGTACTGGGCCCGCGTGGGAAAACGCTGGAAATTCAGATCCGCACCCGACAGATGCATGAAGATGCAGAACTGGGTGTCGCCGCGCACTGGAAATACAAAGAGGGTGCGGTTGCGACGGTACGTTCCGGCTACGAGGAACGCATCGCCTGGCTGCGCAAACTGATCGCCTGGCAAGAAGAGATGGCGGACTCCGGCGAGATGCTCGACGAGGTTCGCAGCCAGGTGTTCGACGATCGGGTTTATGTATTTACCCCGAAAGGCGATGTGGTGGATCTGCCGGCAGGCTCTACGCCGCTCGACTTCGCTTATCATATTCACAGCGATGTCGGCCACCGCTGCATCGGCGCCAAAATTGGCGGGCGTATCGTGCCCTTTACCTATCAGCTGCGGATGGGGGACCAAATTGAGATCATCACCCAGAAGCAGCCGAACCCAAGCCGCGACTGGCTGAACCCGAACCTGGGCTATGTCACCACCAGCCGCGGACGTTCCAAGATCCACAACTGGTTCCGCAAACAGGATCGCGATAAAAATATCCTTGCCGGTCGCCAGATGCTGGACAGCGAGCTGGAACACCTCGGCATCAGCCTGAAAGAGGCTGAGAAGCTGCTGATCCCGCGTTACAACATGAATTCGCTGGATGAAATACTGGCGGCGATTGGCGGCGGTGATATTCGCCTGAATCAGATGGTGAATTTCCTGCAGGGCAAGTTCAACAAGCCGAGCGCCGAAGAGCAGGATCGCGAAGCGCTGCGGCAGCTGGTGCAGCAGAAAGCGCCTCCGGCAACCCGCAGCAAGGACAATGGCCGGGTGGTGGTGGAAGGGGTAGGCAATCTGATGCACCACATTGCCCGTTGCTGCCAGCCGATCCCGGGTGACGATATTATCGGTTTTATCACCCAGGGGCGCGGTATCTCCATCCACCGTGCGGATTGTGACCAACTGGTGGATCTGCAATCGCACGCGCCGGAGCGTATCGTCGACGCGGTATGGGGCGAAAGCTATTCCAGCGGTTACTCGCTGGTGGTGCGCGTGATGGCCAACGATCGCAGCGGTCTGCTGCGTGACATCACCACCATTTTGGCCAACGAAAAGGTCAACGTGCTGGGCGTGGCCAGCCGCAGCGACACCAAAAAACAGCTGGCAACCATCGATATGGACATTGAAATCTATAACCAGCAGGTGCTGGGCCGGGTGTTAGCCAAGCTCAATCAACTGCCGGACGTGATAGACGCCAAACGCCTGCACGGCAGCTAA
- the mazG gene encoding nucleoside triphosphate pyrophosphohydrolase encodes MTQSSPLQRLLNIMKTLRDPQVGCPWDRKQTFSTIAPYTLEETYEVLDAIERQDYGDLRDELGDLLFQVVFYAQMGQEQGLFGFDEVCNAISDKLERRHPHIFGEADAADSEAVAARWEQLKAGERAEKALHSALDDIPQALPALMKAHKIQKRCASVGFDWHTLGPVLDKVYEEIDEVMHEAQQAVVDEQKLEEEIGDLLFATVNLSRHLGHKAENALQAANRKFERRFRQVEEIIQRRGLQMGEATLEQMEEAWQQVKKSEI; translated from the coding sequence ATGACCCAATCTTCTCCACTGCAACGCTTGCTGAACATCATGAAAACGCTGCGCGATCCGCAGGTCGGTTGCCCATGGGACCGTAAACAAACCTTCTCCACCATCGCCCCTTACACGCTGGAAGAAACCTATGAGGTGCTGGACGCCATCGAACGTCAGGACTACGGCGATCTGCGGGACGAACTGGGGGACCTGCTGTTCCAGGTAGTGTTCTACGCCCAGATGGGCCAGGAGCAGGGGCTGTTTGGTTTCGACGAGGTGTGTAACGCCATCAGCGACAAGCTGGAACGTCGCCATCCGCATATTTTCGGGGAAGCCGATGCCGCCGACAGCGAGGCCGTTGCGGCGCGTTGGGAGCAGTTGAAGGCCGGTGAGCGTGCAGAGAAAGCGCTGCATTCTGCGCTGGATGACATTCCTCAGGCGCTGCCGGCGCTGATGAAGGCGCACAAGATTCAGAAACGCTGCGCTTCGGTCGGTTTTGACTGGCATACCTTGGGCCCGGTGCTGGACAAGGTCTACGAAGAGATCGACGAAGTTATGCATGAAGCGCAGCAGGCGGTTGTCGACGAACAGAAACTGGAAGAGGAAATCGGCGACCTGCTGTTTGCCACGGTGAATTTATCGCGCCATCTTGGCCATAAGGCAGAAAATGCTTTGCAGGCCGCCAACCGCAAGTTCGAGCGCCGTTTCCGTCAGGTGGAAGAGATCATCCAACGGCGTGGGTTGCAGATGGGCGAAGCGACGCTGGAGCAGATGGAAGAGGCGTGGCAGCAGGTTAAGAAATCTGAAATCTGA